The following are from one region of the Pirellulales bacterium genome:
- a CDS encoding gamma-glutamylcyclotransferase gives MHLFAYGTLMFAEVWDRVVPRRFASQGGSVTGYRVRRAAGQLFPVMSRGEPVEQVPGLVYFDLDPETVSLLDEYESSLYDRAPVTVALDDGRTIECETYLLPDDRRGYASEQSWTAAWFADHGLAEYLRQW, from the coding sequence ATGCACCTGTTCGCCTACGGCACGCTCATGTTCGCCGAAGTGTGGGACCGCGTCGTGCCGCGACGGTTCGCTTCCCAAGGGGGAAGCGTGACGGGCTATCGGGTGCGGCGGGCCGCCGGGCAGTTGTTTCCGGTCATGTCCCGCGGGGAGCCCGTCGAGCAAGTGCCGGGGCTCGTCTACTTCGATCTCGACCCGGAAACCGTCTCGCTGTTGGACGAGTACGAGTCGTCGCTCTACGACCGGGCGCCGGTGACGGTCGCGCTCGACGACGGCCGCACGATCGAGTGCGAGACCTATCTGCTGCCCGACGACCGGCGAGGGTACGCCAGCGAGCAATCGTGGACGGCCGCATGGTTCGCGGACCACGGACTCGCAGAGTATCTGCGACAGTGGTGA
- a CDS encoding HDOD domain-containing protein: MAANDLRVLIVDDDRESLDRTQRMLRAYRRDWEMEFCLGAAAGLDSLAQKPYDAVVADLNMFGVDGAEMLGCVRDLYPDAVRLLVCPPEKSAALVKSLGVAHRYLSKPVDVGLMRESIARAAMLGRRLRKPGVKGLVSQIDKLPSLPDVYIAIVEELQREDAEVGRVSELLARDVSMTAKVLQLVNSSFFGLAVHVSDVRHAAALLGLNSLKPLVLTAGVFKQLEESRIPAELLERVMDHSLAVGALAQHIAIVEGLPRDAADNAMLAGVLHDIGKLVLSDHFGRNYALVCQAAEQSGLPLLAAEQDQLEATHADIGGYLLGLWGLPQDIVEAVAFHHDPRALDCSTFSPLTAVHVANAIVHARRDEDGQRKVDPTKFDRKHLAKLKCEHRVSAWVALAEEAVAV, encoded by the coding sequence ATGGCCGCCAATGATCTGCGCGTCTTGATCGTCGACGACGATCGCGAGTCGCTGGACCGGACCCAGCGAATGCTGCGAGCCTATCGCCGCGATTGGGAAATGGAGTTTTGTCTCGGCGCCGCCGCGGGGCTCGATTCCCTCGCCCAAAAGCCCTACGACGCGGTGGTCGCCGACCTGAACATGTTCGGCGTCGACGGGGCCGAGATGCTCGGCTGCGTCCGCGACTTGTATCCCGACGCCGTGCGATTGTTGGTTTGCCCTCCCGAGAAGTCGGCGGCGCTTGTCAAGTCGCTGGGGGTGGCTCATCGGTACTTGTCCAAACCGGTCGACGTCGGCCTGATGCGCGAGTCGATCGCGCGCGCCGCGATGCTGGGTCGGCGCTTGCGCAAGCCGGGGGTGAAGGGGCTGGTGAGCCAGATCGACAAGCTCCCCTCGCTTCCCGACGTGTACATCGCCATCGTCGAGGAGCTGCAGCGCGAGGACGCCGAGGTGGGCCGCGTCTCTGAGTTGTTGGCTCGCGACGTCAGCATGACCGCCAAGGTGCTGCAATTGGTCAACAGCTCGTTTTTCGGACTGGCGGTCCACGTCTCCGACGTCCGGCACGCGGCGGCTCTGCTGGGGCTCAACTCGCTCAAGCCGCTCGTGTTGACGGCGGGAGTCTTTAAGCAGCTTGAAGAGTCGCGGATCCCCGCCGAACTGCTCGAACGGGTCATGGATCACAGTCTGGCCGTTGGGGCCTTGGCTCAGCACATCGCAATTGTCGAGGGGCTCCCTCGCGACGCGGCCGACAACGCGATGCTCGCCGGCGTGCTGCACGACATCGGCAAGCTGGTCCTCTCGGATCACTTCGGACGCAACTACGCGTTGGTCTGTCAGGCGGCCGAGCAATCGGGCCTGCCGCTGTTGGCCGCCGAGCAGGATCAGCTCGAAGCGACCCATGCCGACATCGGCGGTTACCTGCTGGGGCTGTGGGGTCTGCCTCAGGATATTGTCGAGGCGGTCGCCTTCCACCACGATCCCCGCGCGCTGGATTGCTCGACCTTCTCCCCGTTGACGGCCGTTCACGTCGCCAACGCGATCGTCCATGCCCGCCGGGACGAGGACGGTCAGCGGAAGGTCGATCCGACGAAGTTCGATCGCAAGCACTTGGCCAAGCTGAAGTGCGAGCATCGCGTATCAGCTTGGGTCGCGCTGGCCGAAGAGGCGGTCGCGGTCTGA